In Paracoccus fistulariae, a single window of DNA contains:
- a CDS encoding EamA family transporter: protein MVENWVFWAILSAVFAALTAIFGKVGVAGVGADFATFIRTVVILAALALILTARREWQGIEGISGKSWLFLILSGLATGFSWVCYYRALKLGDAARVAPVDKLSVVLVALFGVFFLGEKLSLTNWTGVLLIGAGAILVAWR, encoded by the coding sequence ATGGTCGAGAACTGGGTTTTCTGGGCAATCCTGTCAGCGGTCTTTGCCGCATTGACGGCGATTTTCGGCAAGGTCGGCGTCGCCGGAGTCGGGGCCGATTTCGCGACCTTCATCCGAACCGTGGTCATTCTGGCCGCGCTGGCGCTGATCCTGACCGCGCGGCGCGAATGGCAGGGAATCGAGGGGATCTCGGGCAAAAGCTGGTTGTTCCTGATCCTGTCAGGGCTTGCGACCGGCTTCAGCTGGGTCTGCTATTACCGCGCGCTGAAACTGGGCGATGCTGCGCGCGTCGCGCCTGTCGACAAGCTCAGCGTCGTTCTGGTCGCGCTTTTCGGCGTGTTTTTTCTGGGTGAGAAGCTGAGCCTGACCAACTGGACGGGCGTGCTGCTGATCGGGGCCGGCGCGATTTTGGTCGCCTGGCGATAG